The Zingiber officinale cultivar Zhangliang chromosome 2A, Zo_v1.1, whole genome shotgun sequence genomic sequence GAACGTGATCCCAATCATTGAAAAACGAACTGTTAGAAATGAACGGTGTGGATTAGTGGCAAGTTTCTCACCAGGCACAAGACAGATTTATATGCGCCTCCGCTCACCTCCTCTTCTGCTTGCCGGCCACGTAAACGCCACCGTGCCATGCAGCACTACACGTGTCTCAACGGCGCCCCAAGCTCCGCTCCTTTTTAAACTTCCCTCAACTCCCCGTCACGCCCATCTCGCTGCCTCCGGTGGTTGGGTTAGGAACAGCGATCAGGCGATCGAATTGGAAATCGAGTTCAGATGAACAAGTCCAATCCATGGACGGCGCTGGCGTTGCTGTTGCTGGTTTGCTGCTTcacggtggcggcggcggcgagcGCATTCAGGCTGGAGAAGTGGGAGCAGGTGGTGAAGACGGAGACCGGCGAGGTGAGAGTGCTGAGGGGGTCCGATTCGCCTTCCAAGAGGCAAGGGGCCGGCGCCGGCTCCGATCGTACGAACTCTATTCACATCGGCTTCATCTTCATGGAGCCCAAGTCTCTGTTCATCCCTCAGTACTTGGATTCCAGTCTCGTCCTCTTCGTTCACAGAGGTAATTCTGTTCCATCATTTCATGCAATCGATcaaagatccaaaatttaataatCTTTAACAGGGGAAGTGAGGGTCGGCTGGGTTTACAAGGATGATCTAGTGGAGAAGCAGCTCAAGATGGGCGACATCCTCCACATCCCCGCCGGCTCCACCTTCTACATGGTCAACACTAGCAAAGGTCAACGCCTGCAAATTATCTGCAGCGTCGACGCCTCTGAGAGCTTGGGTTTCCCTCCTTATCAGGTGATTCGTTCGATAAGTAAACGTTCGTACACCAGAATCTCATCACCTTCCTGTTCCCGCAGTCATTCTTCGTCGGCGGCGGAAGGAACCCTGTTTCAGTGCTCGCCGGATTTCACAAGTCAACTCTCAGCACGGCATTTAACGTAATAATTATTAATGTTGTTAAGCTAAAAATCAAGAAATTACACAGATTAGCAATTGTGTTATTCAACAGGTTACTCAGGAAGAGATCGAGACGATCTTGGGATCTCAAACTGGTGGGCCGATTGTGATGGTGACCGACGACGTGGCGGCGGGAAAAGATCGCCGCCGGGGAAAAGGAGACAGAGGGAGGAGGGGCTTGCTGCTGGATTTTGACagtgaagaggaggaggaggaggaggaggaggaggaggagcagagGTGGTCGTGGAGAGAGCTTCTGGAAAATTTCATGATCGGAGTCGGAGGAGGTGGCTCCGGTGATGATCGGAGAAATGCCAAGAAAGGCCCGGTTAAATCGCCTCATCCTTACAACCTTTATGATCGTGATCCCGACGTTAAGAACAAGTACGGGTGGAGCCTCGCCGTCGACGAGCATGACTACAAACCCCTGAAGCACTCCGACATTGGTGTCTACATTGTCAACCTGACTGCTGTAAGTTGAATCGTCCAATTCTCGCTTCAAGATTGTTCCTTTTGGGCGGAATCGATTGTAAACAGAGGAGTTGAATCGATTTATTGCTTCGAAATGGCATCTCGCGCAGGGATCGATGCTGGCGCCGCACGTGAACCCAAGGGCGGCGGAGTACGGCGTGGTCCTCGGCGGCTCGGGGAGGATCGAAGTGGTGTTCCCCAACGGCACGGCGGCGGCGAGTGTGGAGGTGGCGGCGGGGGACGTCTTTT encodes the following:
- the LOC122040287 gene encoding vicilin-like seed storage protein At2g28490, whose product is MNKSNPWTALALLLLVCCFTVAAAASAFRLEKWEQVVKTETGEVRVLRGSDSPSKRQGAGAGSDRTNSIHIGFIFMEPKSLFIPQYLDSSLVLFVHRGEVRVGWVYKDDLVEKQLKMGDILHIPAGSTFYMVNTSKGQRLQIICSVDASESLGFPPYQSFFVGGGRNPVSVLAGFHKSTLSTAFNVTQEEIETILGSQTGGPIVMVTDDVAAGKDRRRGKGDRGRRGLLLDFDSEEEEEEEEEEEEQRWSWRELLENFMIGVGGGGSGDDRRNAKKGPVKSPHPYNLYDRDPDVKNKYGWSLAVDEHDYKPLKHSDIGVYIVNLTAGSMLAPHVNPRAAEYGVVLGGSGRIEVVFPNGTAAASVEVAAGDVFWIPRYFPFCQIASRSGPMEFFGFTTSSRRNRPQFLAGARSVLTAMVGPELAAAFGVPEEILREVVKAQSEAVIMPARPSPEPTRKEKEREEKMERREK